One genomic window of Brevundimonas vesicularis includes the following:
- a CDS encoding VOC family protein yields the protein MREDGKLDYLELPAANLPATKQFYSQAFGWTFVDYGPTYAAFDQGLDGGFDADQADQTRAPLPILYAHELEAMLAKVEAAGGRILKPIYSFPGGRRFHFADPAGTEMAVWSEG from the coding sequence GTGCGTGAAGACGGAAAGCTGGACTACCTCGAACTGCCCGCCGCCAACCTGCCTGCGACCAAGCAATTCTACAGCCAGGCGTTCGGCTGGACCTTCGTGGATTACGGCCCGACCTATGCGGCCTTCGATCAGGGTCTGGACGGCGGGTTCGACGCCGACCAGGCCGATCAGACCAGGGCTCCCCTGCCCATCCTGTACGCCCACGAGCTTGAAGCCATGCTGGCCAAGGTTGAGGCGGCCGGCGGCCGGATTTTGAAACCGATCTACAGCTTCCCCGGCGGTCGCCGCTTCCACTTCGCCGATCCGGCCGGCACCGAAATGGCGGTGTGGTCCGAGGGCTGA
- a CDS encoding glycerophosphodiester phosphodiesterase has translation MIRFILCGLVLLTGTPALAQPLIIAHRGASGERPEHTRAAYELAIEQGADVIEPDLVLTRDGVFVDRHENEIGGTTDVGDRPEFAGRQTTRTIDGVETTGWFTEDFTLAELKTLRARERLPAFRRDSAAHDGQEPILTFDEVVAIAREASARTGRTIGVAPELKHPTYFAAIGLPMEDGFVAELERLGLTGAEAPIIIQCFEVGPLERLATRIDAPLAQLVAAKGGPADRADVTYARMITPEGLKAIAAYADWLAPEMTLVLPRDAEGRTTAPSPLVADAHAAGFKVVVWTLRAENAFLAVERRRGDDPAGHGDMTGYTSAFAEAGVDALFTDFSALVRPGHRNDR, from the coding sequence ATGATCCGTTTCATCCTGTGCGGCCTCGTCCTTCTGACCGGAACGCCAGCCTTGGCCCAGCCCCTGATCATCGCCCATCGTGGTGCGTCCGGCGAACGGCCCGAGCACACGCGTGCGGCCTATGAACTGGCGATCGAACAGGGCGCGGACGTGATCGAGCCGGATCTGGTGCTGACCAGGGACGGTGTCTTCGTCGATCGGCATGAGAACGAGATCGGCGGCACGACGGACGTGGGCGACCGGCCCGAGTTCGCAGGCCGTCAGACGACCAGGACCATCGACGGGGTCGAGACCACTGGCTGGTTCACCGAAGACTTCACCCTGGCCGAGTTGAAGACTTTGAGGGCCAGGGAGCGGCTGCCCGCATTTCGACGGGACAGCGCCGCCCATGACGGTCAGGAACCAATCCTGACCTTCGACGAGGTCGTCGCCATCGCGCGCGAGGCCTCGGCGCGGACCGGGCGGACGATCGGCGTGGCGCCCGAGCTGAAACACCCGACCTATTTCGCCGCTATCGGCCTGCCGATGGAGGACGGTTTCGTCGCGGAACTGGAGCGGCTGGGTCTGACGGGCGCCGAGGCCCCGATCATCATCCAGTGTTTCGAGGTCGGGCCGCTGGAGCGGTTGGCGACGCGGATCGATGCGCCGCTGGCTCAACTCGTGGCCGCCAAGGGCGGACCGGCGGACAGGGCGGACGTAACCTATGCCCGGATGATCACGCCCGAGGGGCTAAAGGCCATCGCCGCCTACGCCGACTGGCTCGCGCCGGAGATGACCCTGGTCCTGCCGCGCGACGCCGAAGGCCGCACGACCGCGCCGAGCCCCCTGGTCGCCGACGCCCATGCGGCGGGCTTCAAGGTCGTGGTCTGGACCCTGCGGGCCGAGAACGCCTTCCTGGCGGTCGAGCGACGCAGAGGCGACGACCCGGCCGGGCACGGCGACATGACCGGCTATACCTCAGCGTTCGCCGAGGCCGGAGTCGATGCGCTGTTCACCGATTTCTCGGCCCTGGTGCGTCCGGGCCATCGAAACGACCGATAA
- the pdxH gene encoding pyridoxamine 5'-phosphate oxidase, which yields MTASVIPPSPSREEYARDYAAALAANGDETIFDRPEPIGLFVEWLADARAHEPNDPNAMTLSTVDADGLPDARIVLLKDVDARGFTFYSNSESAKGVELAGCAAAALTFHWKSLRRQVRVRGAVEPVTPAEADAYFASRARESRIGAWASDQSRPLSDRTVLEEAVGRETARFDGQEVPRPSHWTGWRVVPRSVEFWRDRPFRLHDRLRFDRDGEAWRSGRLWP from the coding sequence ATGACCGCATCCGTGATCCCGCCCAGCCCGTCGCGTGAGGAATACGCCCGCGACTATGCCGCCGCCCTGGCCGCGAATGGCGACGAGACCATCTTCGATCGGCCCGAACCGATCGGCCTGTTCGTCGAATGGCTGGCGGACGCGAGGGCGCACGAGCCGAACGATCCCAACGCCATGACCCTGTCGACCGTCGACGCCGACGGCCTGCCCGATGCGCGGATCGTCCTGCTGAAGGACGTCGATGCGCGAGGCTTCACCTTCTATTCGAACAGCGAGAGCGCCAAGGGCGTCGAACTGGCCGGTTGCGCGGCCGCCGCCCTGACCTTCCACTGGAAATCCCTGCGTCGCCAGGTGCGGGTGCGCGGCGCGGTCGAGCCGGTCACGCCGGCCGAGGCCGACGCCTATTTCGCCAGCCGCGCGCGCGAAAGCCGCATCGGCGCCTGGGCTTCGGACCAGTCCCGCCCCCTGTCGGACCGCACGGTGCTGGAAGAGGCCGTGGGTCGTGAAACCGCGCGTTTCGATGGTCAGGAGGTGCCGCGCCCGTCCCACTGGACCGGCTGGCGCGTCGTGCCGCGCTCGGTCGAGTTCTGGCGCGATCGCCCGTTCCGCCTGCATGACCGACTGCGGTTCGACCGCGACGGCGAGGCCTGGCGCTCGGGCCGCCTCTGGCCCTGA
- the thiE gene encoding thiamine phosphate synthase: protein MARTPTVPERPPCRLYLITPPAIADLNAFAQTLDQALAAGDVAALQIRLKPADDAAIRTAVEVLAPIARRHDVAVLLNDRPDLARATGCDGVHIGQEDGSLAEARRIMGPDAMIGVTCHDDRDLAWDAAEGGADYVAFGAFYPTDTKETVHRPPLDILTVWQETVETPCVAIGGITVENAAELAHAGADFVAVSGGVWNHPEGATEAVRRFNKKLRA from the coding sequence ATGGCCCGAACACCCACCGTCCCCGAGCGTCCGCCCTGCCGGCTGTACCTGATCACGCCGCCCGCGATCGCCGACCTGAACGCCTTTGCGCAAACCCTCGATCAGGCCTTGGCCGCCGGCGATGTCGCGGCCTTGCAGATCCGGCTGAAGCCCGCCGACGACGCCGCCATCCGCACGGCGGTCGAGGTCTTGGCTCCCATCGCGCGGCGTCACGATGTCGCGGTCCTGCTGAATGACCGGCCCGATCTGGCGCGGGCCACCGGCTGCGACGGCGTTCACATCGGTCAGGAAGACGGCTCGCTGGCCGAGGCGCGGCGTATCATGGGGCCGGACGCCATGATCGGCGTCACCTGCCACGACGACCGCGATCTGGCCTGGGACGCCGCAGAGGGCGGCGCCGACTACGTCGCCTTCGGCGCCTTCTATCCCACCGATACAAAGGAAACGGTGCATCGCCCGCCGCTGGACATCCTGACGGTGTGGCAAGAGACGGTCGAGACGCCCTGCGTCGCCATCGGCGGGATCACAGTAGAAAACGCCGCAGAGCTTGCCCATGCCGGCGCCGACTTCGTGGCGGTCAGCGGCGGGGTCTGGAACCATCCTGAGGGCGCGACCGAGGCCGTCAGGCGTTTCAATAAAAAATTGCGGGCCTGA
- a CDS encoding J domain-containing protein: protein MSAPVTISDVSGVREALSILGLETDVRGDVDASTLKAAFRTAVKAARPDQAGGDAERFRRVIAAYRLIQAHQPPRPALSAPTARPAPMPVLVLSPMQALAGGQVEVRLGARIVRVTAPKGLRSGDHLRLRRGAADGSDLYLSVLIRPEDGLSVVGDDLFMTWPVERRLMADGGRVEIETPVGTRSAWITADMAVPVRVRLKDLGLPARGSRPAGHLFVTLEPSSDVPSAAEDLLVRFTRVWTQERLAA, encoded by the coding sequence ATGAGCGCGCCTGTTACAATTTCAGATGTGTCCGGCGTCCGCGAGGCCCTGTCGATCCTGGGCCTGGAAACGGATGTGCGCGGCGATGTCGATGCGTCGACGCTGAAGGCCGCCTTCCGCACGGCGGTGAAGGCGGCGCGGCCGGATCAGGCCGGCGGGGACGCCGAGCGGTTCCGGCGCGTGATCGCGGCCTATCGGCTGATCCAGGCGCACCAGCCCCCTCGCCCCGCCCTGTCGGCGCCAACCGCGCGGCCCGCGCCGATGCCGGTTCTGGTCCTGTCGCCGATGCAGGCCCTGGCCGGGGGGCAGGTCGAGGTTCGGCTGGGCGCGCGCATAGTACGGGTCACGGCGCCCAAGGGCCTGCGCAGCGGCGATCATCTGCGGCTGAGACGCGGGGCGGCGGACGGGAGCGACCTTTATCTGTCGGTGCTGATCCGGCCCGAAGACGGGCTGTCGGTCGTCGGCGACGACCTGTTCATGACCTGGCCCGTCGAGCGTCGCCTGATGGCCGACGGCGGGCGGGTGGAAATCGAGACCCCTGTCGGCACGCGCTCGGCCTGGATCACCGCCGACATGGCCGTCCCAGTACGGGTGCGGTTGAAGGACCTGGGCCTGCCCGCGCGCGGATCGCGGCCGGCGGGCCATCTGTTCGTGACGCTGGAGCCGTCGTCCGATGTTCCCTCGGCGGCCGAGGACCTGCTGGTGCGCTTCACGCGGGTCTGGACGCAGGAGCGTCTGGCGGCCTAA
- a CDS encoding sensor histidine kinase, with amino-acid sequence MIVSRALNADEPRTASVKGVMEVGYRPGPGDADGPDGPNPLIPVLTGVAVAILVAMAIAYTRSAGLVAGLWGASGVAVAVWLRTSRGRTSDLIFAGVMTVSILIGEIIAGNNPPLALAFTITNMIEIVGAVLLARRFSPTLNLSSLNGAVSFLIFAAVLAPIPAALCSVLILSQIGQTEIVWQGFQTWWLGHTLGIAVLGSLGMSLTPAMFARLLKPRKLIEAVVLIGLVPVFYYVAFTGDVPMGFVLLPLLLGIAVRLGVAGTAFTLVVMSVLLVGSAMIGNGPYAQGDLTHQVLMAQMLVLIGYMPVLLVASLLEERDLLAERARVGRERAEKASEAKSRLLANVAHEIKSPVAGIIGIGDLWRQGHLGPVSAQQAEMSDMLVKTARQVETLAHDLLDVARAESGAVRVDLRPTDIPGLLEDVRRTCLLWPDADWVVVVVVCEGDGLIAVADSQRLAQIITNLTSNALKYGGSGGRVVLRALRQDDCVRIEVSDFGPGLSLQKQAQLFEPFNRLGLERSTVEGHGVGLALAKRLVELQGGSIGVISAPGEGATFWVALPKA; translated from the coding sequence ATGATCGTGAGCCGCGCGCTCAATGCCGATGAGCCCCGCACCGCGTCCGTCAAGGGCGTGATGGAGGTCGGCTATCGGCCCGGCCCAGGCGACGCCGACGGCCCTGACGGTCCTAATCCCCTGATCCCGGTATTGACGGGCGTGGCGGTCGCCATCCTGGTCGCCATGGCCATCGCCTACACGCGTTCGGCCGGTCTGGTCGCCGGTCTCTGGGGCGCCAGCGGCGTTGCGGTCGCTGTCTGGCTGCGCACCAGCCGTGGCCGCACCAGCGACCTGATCTTCGCCGGGGTCATGACGGTCAGTATCCTGATCGGCGAGATCATCGCCGGCAACAACCCGCCGCTGGCGCTGGCCTTCACCATCACCAACATGATTGAAATCGTGGGGGCCGTCCTGCTGGCGCGCCGGTTCTCTCCCACGCTCAATCTGTCCAGCCTGAACGGCGCGGTCAGCTTTCTGATCTTCGCGGCTGTCCTGGCGCCGATCCCGGCCGCCCTTTGCAGTGTCCTTATCCTGTCGCAGATCGGTCAGACCGAGATCGTGTGGCAGGGCTTCCAGACCTGGTGGCTTGGCCACACTTTGGGCATCGCTGTGCTGGGCTCGCTGGGCATGTCGCTGACGCCCGCCATGTTCGCCCGCCTGCTGAAGCCCAGGAAACTGATCGAGGCCGTCGTTCTGATCGGACTGGTTCCCGTCTTCTATTATGTCGCCTTCACGGGCGACGTGCCGATGGGCTTTGTCCTGCTGCCGCTTCTGCTGGGCATCGCGGTGCGGCTCGGCGTCGCCGGCACAGCCTTTACCCTGGTCGTGATGAGCGTGCTGCTGGTCGGCAGCGCCATGATCGGCAATGGCCCCTATGCTCAGGGCGACCTGACCCACCAGGTTTTGATGGCTCAGATGCTGGTGCTGATCGGCTATATGCCCGTGCTGCTGGTGGCCTCGCTGCTGGAAGAGCGCGATCTTCTGGCGGAGCGCGCGCGCGTCGGTCGCGAACGCGCCGAAAAGGCCTCGGAGGCCAAGTCTCGCCTGCTCGCCAACGTCGCCCATGAGATCAAGAGCCCCGTTGCCGGCATCATCGGCATCGGCGATCTATGGCGGCAGGGCCACCTGGGGCCGGTCTCGGCCCAGCAGGCCGAGATGTCCGACATGCTGGTCAAGACCGCGCGGCAGGTCGAGACCCTGGCCCACGATCTGCTGGATGTGGCCCGCGCCGAATCCGGGGCCGTCCGGGTCGATCTGCGCCCGACCGACATTCCGGGTCTGTTGGAAGACGTGCGCCGCACCTGTCTGCTGTGGCCCGACGCTGACTGGGTCGTCGTCGTGGTGGTGTGCGAGGGCGATGGCTTGATCGCGGTCGCGGACTCCCAGCGTCTGGCCCAGATCATCACCAACCTGACCAGCAATGCGCTGAAATACGGCGGGTCCGGCGGTCGTGTCGTGCTGCGGGCGCTTCGTCAGGACGACTGCGTCCGCATCGAGGTCAGCGATTTCGGCCCCGGCCTGTCGCTACAGAAGCAGGCGCAGTTGTTCGAACCCTTCAACCGCCTGGGCCTCGAGCGTTCGACGGTCGAGGGACACGGCGTCGGCCTGGCCCTGGCCAAGCGATTGGTCGAGTTGCAGGGCGGCTCGATCGGCGTGATCTCGGCGCCGGGCGAGGGCGCCACCTTCTGGGTCGCGCTGCCCAAGGCATGA
- a CDS encoding inositol monophosphatase family protein encodes MALASALLQVMTDAVRKTARPMLRDFGEVSQLQVSRKGPGDFVTAADLKAEDTLYELLMKARPGYGFLGEERGMIEGTDKSHTWIVDPIDGTTNFMHAMPHFAITVGLERRAPDGSSEIVAGVTYNPVMNELFWAEKGKGCYLNDQRIRVAGRRDLSESLIATGLPFIGKSGHAQSIKDLHAVGQRVAGIRRLGSAALDFAWVAAGRYDAYYERNLKPWDVAAGILFVTEAGGRVTTIENDGDPKTGKSILASNTELHPHLRKVLQGS; translated from the coding sequence ATGGCCCTCGCCTCCGCCCTGCTCCAAGTCATGACCGATGCGGTGCGCAAGACCGCCCGCCCGATGCTGCGCGACTTCGGCGAAGTCTCCCAGCTTCAGGTGTCGAGGAAGGGCCCCGGCGATTTCGTCACGGCCGCCGACCTGAAGGCCGAAGACACGCTCTACGAACTGCTGATGAAGGCCCGCCCCGGCTACGGCTTCCTGGGCGAGGAACGTGGCATGATCGAGGGGACGGACAAGTCCCACACCTGGATCGTCGATCCGATCGACGGCACCACCAACTTCATGCACGCCATGCCCCACTTCGCCATCACGGTGGGGCTGGAGCGCCGCGCGCCGGACGGGTCGAGCGAGATTGTCGCCGGCGTGACCTACAACCCCGTCATGAACGAGCTGTTCTGGGCCGAAAAGGGCAAGGGCTGCTATCTGAACGACCAGCGCATCCGCGTCGCCGGCCGTCGTGATCTGTCCGAAAGCCTGATCGCCACCGGCCTGCCCTTCATCGGCAAGTCGGGCCACGCCCAGTCGATCAAGGACCTGCACGCCGTGGGCCAGCGCGTCGCGGGCATACGCCGCCTGGGCTCGGCCGCCCTGGACTTCGCCTGGGTCGCAGCCGGTCGCTACGACGCCTATTATGAGCGCAATCTGAAGCCCTGGGACGTGGCGGCGGGCATCCTGTTCGTCACCGAGGCCGGCGGCCGGGTCACGACCATCGAGAACGACGGCGATCCCAAGACGGGCAAGTCGATCCTGGCGTCGAACACCGAACTGCATCCGCACCTGCGCAAGGTGCTGCAGGGCTCCTGA
- a CDS encoding tryptophan-rich sensory protein: MTDIDDAIDDVRDAAVDLLNSEGRSASHVAAGIALTVGFALLAHGIASGALTPKRNLKQVRKKDLPITEKPRGAFSLILPAVFSATTLSAVRVWNAPPQRERTRAMGLWVAAQTVNAIWLGLRPSSMARQVVAAMSSAGLAAAFAHEARKLDEGAGKMAAPIGSGVRIGNFLHRKADAASSGRTLH; encoded by the coding sequence ATGACCGATATTGACGACGCCATCGACGACGTGCGCGACGCCGCCGTGGATTTGCTGAACAGCGAGGGCCGCAGCGCAAGCCACGTTGCCGCCGGTATCGCCCTGACGGTCGGATTCGCCCTGCTGGCGCACGGGATCGCGTCGGGGGCGTTGACGCCCAAGCGCAATCTGAAACAGGTCCGCAAGAAGGATCTGCCGATCACGGAAAAGCCGCGCGGCGCCTTCAGCCTGATCCTGCCCGCCGTGTTTTCCGCCACGACCCTGTCTGCGGTGCGCGTCTGGAACGCCCCGCCCCAGCGGGAGCGGACCAGGGCCATGGGCCTGTGGGTGGCCGCCCAGACGGTGAATGCCATCTGGCTGGGGCTGCGTCCGTCGTCGATGGCGCGTCAGGTGGTCGCCGCGATGTCGTCGGCCGGCCTGGCCGCCGCCTTCGCCCACGAAGCGCGCAAGCTGGACGAAGGGGCCGGCAAGATGGCGGCGCCGATCGGGTCGGGCGTGCGGATCGGAAACTTCCTGCACCGCAAGGCCGACGCCGCTTCGAGCGGACGCACCCTGCATTAG
- the efp gene encoding elongation factor P, whose amino-acid sequence MKINGNTIKPGMVLQHNGGLWVVTKASHVKPGKGGAFANVEAKNLETGNKLNERFRSEDKVERVTLEQKDFSYLFDNGDSLVFMDDATYEQIELQKDWVGEERIPYLQEGMKVVIEMHEERPIGLELPDQVVLEVAETEPTVKGQTASSSYKPAIASNGVRIMIPPYMSAGEKIVVDTTSGEYVRRAD is encoded by the coding sequence ATGAAGATCAACGGCAACACCATCAAGCCCGGCATGGTCCTGCAGCACAATGGCGGCCTGTGGGTCGTCACCAAGGCCAGCCACGTCAAGCCCGGCAAGGGCGGCGCCTTCGCCAACGTCGAGGCCAAGAACCTCGAGACCGGCAACAAGCTGAACGAACGCTTCCGGTCGGAAGACAAGGTCGAGCGCGTGACCCTGGAGCAGAAGGACTTCTCCTATCTGTTCGACAACGGCGACAGCCTGGTCTTCATGGACGACGCCACCTATGAGCAGATCGAGCTGCAGAAGGACTGGGTCGGCGAAGAGCGCATCCCCTATCTGCAGGAAGGCATGAAGGTCGTCATCGAGATGCACGAAGAGCGTCCGATCGGCCTGGAGCTGCCGGATCAGGTCGTGCTGGAAGTCGCCGAGACCGAGCCGACCGTGAAGGGTCAGACGGCCTCGTCCTCCTACAAGCCCGCCATCGCCTCGAACGGCGTGCGGATCATGATCCCGCCCTATATGTCGGCCGGCGAGAAGATCGTCGTCGACACGACCAGCGGCGAATACGTCCGCCGCGCGGACTAA
- the aroC gene encoding chorismate synthase, which produces MSHNTFGHLFRVTTWGESHGPAIGCVVDGCPPMIPLTEADLQPWLDQRKPGGSRFVTQRKESDTARILSGVFDDGDGPVTTGTPISIMIENEDQRSKDYGEIARAYRPGHADYAYQAKYGVRDHRGGGRSSARETASRVAAGAVARKVLGDGVKIRAGVVQIGPHKIAPDRIDFDAVHTNPLFAASAEVVGDWEAYLDSIRKAGSSVGAVVALEVTGVSAGWGAPLYGKLDSELAAALMSINAAKGVEIGAGFEAAELTGEQNADEMRLDLNKQPVFLSNKAGGVLGGISTGQPVTARVAFKPTSSILTLRQTITRDGEETNLRTKGRHDPCVALRAVPVVEAMAACVLADAHLRHRAQVG; this is translated from the coding sequence ATGTCGCACAACACCTTCGGCCATCTGTTTCGCGTGACCACCTGGGGCGAGAGCCACGGGCCGGCGATCGGCTGCGTCGTGGACGGATGCCCGCCGATGATCCCCCTGACCGAGGCGGATCTTCAACCGTGGCTGGATCAGCGGAAGCCGGGCGGCAGCCGCTTCGTGACCCAGCGCAAGGAAAGCGACACGGCGCGCATCCTGTCAGGCGTGTTCGACGACGGCGACGGGCCGGTGACGACGGGCACGCCGATCTCGATCATGATCGAGAACGAGGACCAGCGGTCAAAGGACTATGGCGAGATCGCCCGCGCCTATCGGCCGGGGCACGCCGACTATGCCTATCAGGCCAAATACGGGGTGCGCGACCACCGGGGCGGCGGTCGATCCTCGGCGCGCGAGACCGCCAGCCGCGTGGCGGCCGGGGCCGTGGCGCGCAAGGTGCTGGGCGACGGCGTGAAGATCAGGGCGGGCGTGGTGCAGATCGGACCGCATAAGATCGCACCGGACCGGATCGATTTCGACGCCGTCCACACCAATCCACTCTTCGCCGCCTCGGCCGAGGTCGTGGGCGATTGGGAGGCTTATCTGGACAGCATCCGCAAGGCGGGATCGTCGGTCGGGGCGGTCGTCGCACTGGAGGTCACAGGCGTTTCGGCGGGCTGGGGCGCGCCGCTGTACGGCAAGCTGGATTCAGAACTGGCTGCGGCCCTGATGTCGATCAATGCGGCCAAGGGGGTCGAGATCGGGGCGGGCTTCGAGGCCGCCGAACTGACCGGCGAACAGAACGCCGACGAGATGCGGCTGGACCTGAACAAGCAGCCGGTATTCCTGTCGAACAAGGCGGGCGGGGTGCTGGGCGGGATTTCGACGGGCCAGCCGGTGACGGCGCGGGTTGCGTTCAAGCCGACCTCGTCCATCCTGACCCTGCGCCAGACGATCACCCGCGACGGCGAAGAGACGAACCTGCGCACCAAGGGGCGTCACGACCCGTGCGTCGCCCTGCGCGCCGTGCCGGTGGTCGAGGCCATGGCCGCCTGCGTCCTCGCCGACGCGCATCTGAGGCACCGCGCCCAGGTCGGGTGA
- the bfr gene encoding bacterioferritin → MKGDPAILRTLNAVLTNELTAVNQYFLHARMFESWGLAHLGNVIYEESIGEMKHADMLIKRILFLDGLPNLQDLHKLKVGEDPIECLGADLQLELDSRATTAAAVTQCEETRDYVSRDLLMKILADTEEHIDFLENQHKLIELIGAQNYLQSAMKEIVTDGAATGN, encoded by the coding sequence ATGAAGGGCGACCCCGCAATCCTGCGCACGCTGAACGCGGTGCTGACCAACGAGCTGACGGCCGTCAATCAGTATTTCCTGCATGCCCGCATGTTCGAAAGCTGGGGCCTCGCGCACCTGGGCAACGTGATCTATGAAGAATCGATCGGCGAGATGAAGCACGCCGACATGCTGATCAAGCGCATCCTCTTCCTGGACGGGCTGCCCAACCTGCAGGACCTGCACAAGCTGAAGGTCGGCGAGGATCCGATCGAGTGCCTGGGCGCCGACCTGCAACTGGAACTGGACAGCCGCGCCACGACCGCCGCCGCCGTGACCCAGTGCGAGGAAACCCGCGATTACGTCAGCCGTGACCTGCTGATGAAGATTCTGGCCGACACCGAAGAGCACATCGACTTCCTGGAAAATCAGCACAAGCTGATCGAGTTGATCGGCGCGCAGAACTATCTGCAATCGGCGATGAAAGAGATCGTCACCGACGGAGCGGCGACCGGCAACTAA
- a CDS encoding (2Fe-2S)-binding protein yields MYVCNCNGLRQRDVAQAIEAGACRPRDIFARNQCQAQCAKCVCEMRQMIQESREAFALAAE; encoded by the coding sequence GTGTACGTCTGCAACTGTAACGGTCTTCGCCAGCGTGATGTCGCCCAGGCCATCGAGGCCGGCGCCTGCCGTCCGCGTGACATCTTCGCGCGCAACCAGTGCCAGGCCCAGTGCGCCAAATGCGTCTGCGAGATGCGTCAGATGATTCAGGAAAGCCGCGAAGCGTTCGCACTCGCAGCCGAATAG